One genomic window of Motacilla alba alba isolate MOTALB_02 chromosome 3, Motacilla_alba_V1.0_pri, whole genome shotgun sequence includes the following:
- the RNF8 gene encoding E3 ubiquitin-protein ligase RNF8 isoform X2 has translation MAAPGRPEGAARGGGGTRRSAAGLRGSSAGQWESAARPSPRLLRRTRGLRSQPRARSGWPSRPIPSHPIPTRSRRSRSDRSRRWRRAGVMAVRGVPCVAWCLRRVGASGDWLLLEAGTQVTIGRGLDITYQLVSKTCPLMISRKHCVFQQNAEGQWTVKDNKSLNGVWLNKQRLDPSKVYPIAEGDRIELGVPLENRETAEYEYEVIKDEWEKIRPFLAQRSDLEKAKSSRPKRKFSLEELETCESEGPSNSRCKRDRMSCGNESLDKSWGQAEEAKRLTEKMDVKLPSPGPSEGDSGPVHGSPVHSKAVTVPQKDQKGSGLVESWTGLKKLRKSLEDTMKLKVKVQEKQTAVLNVKQKHRKCDQKEILVMEQELQELQNQLCMEQEHQQQQVEELERTFCKEQQKLEGEKCQQGEENLKEQLAQVLQEHRALMEELNRNKKDFEEIIRAKNKELEETKEEKEKVRAQKEEVLNQMNDVLENELQCTICSEHFIEAVTLNCAHSFCSYCINEWTKRKVECPICRQEIKSKTRSLVLDNCINRMVEKLDVEMKEHRLSLIRERKEKQNVMVKPATDCDNGVPSTTYSILTISSCDSEDSEEDSPYSESYYVI, from the exons ATGGCGGCGCCGGGGCGGCCGGAAGGGGCGGCGCGAGGGGGAGGCGGGACGCGGAGGAGCGCGGCGGGACTGCGGGGAAGCTCCGCGGGACAGTGGGAGAGCGCCGCGCGTCCGTCCCCGCGGCTCCTGCGGCGCACGCGCGGGCTCCGGTCACAGCCCCGGGCTCGGTCGGGGTGGccatcccgtcccatcccatcccatcccatcccgacCCGTTCCCGCCGCAGCCGCAGCGATCGCTCCCGCCggtggcggcgggcgggcgTCATGGCGGTGCGCGGGGTGCCGTGCGTGGCCTGGTGCCTCCGCCGAGTCGGCGCCAGCGGCGACTGGCTCCTGCTGGAGGCCGGCACGCAG GTGACTATTGGCCGAGGATTGGATATCACGTACCAGCTGGTGTCAAAAACTTGTCCCTTGATGATCTCTCGTAAGCACTGTGTCTTCCAGCAGAATGCAGAAGGGCAGTGGACTGTCAAGGATAACAAG AGTCTAAATGGAGTTTGGCTTAATAAACAGCGCCTGGATCCATCAAAAGTCTATCCTATTGCTGAAGGAGACCGTATCGAGTTGGGAGTGCCTTTGGAAAACAGAGAGACTGCTGAATATGAGTATGAAGTAATTAAAGATGAATGGGAGAAAATTAGGCCCTTTTTAGCCCAAAGAAGTGACCTGGAGAAAGCTAAGAGTTCAAGACCTAAACGTAAATTTAGTCTGGAGGAATTGGAGACATGTGAATCAGAAGGCCCTTCAAACTCCAGATGTAAAAGAGACAGAATGTCCTGTGGCAATGAATCTTTAGATAAATCATGGGGACAGGCAGAAGAGGCCAAACGGCTAACAGAGAAGATGGATGTCAAGCTGCCTTCTCCTGGACCCAGTGAGGGGGATAGTGGTCCAGTGCATGGTAGCCCTGTTCACTCCAAAGCTGTGACTGTCCCCCAGAAGGACCAGAAAGGCTCTGGTCTTGTAGAGTCATGGACTGGCTTgaaaaagctgaggaaatcTCTAGAAGATACAATGAAATTAAAGGTCAAAGTGCAGGAGAAGCAGACTGCAGTTCTAAATGTCAAGCAGAAGCACAGGAAGTGTGATCAGAAGGAGATCCTAGTAAtggaacaggagctgcaggagttgCAGAACCAACTCTGCATGGAACAAgagcatcagcagcagcaggtggaagagctggagaggacaTTCTgtaaagagcagcagaagctAGAG GGAGAAAAGTGTCAACAAGGGGAAGAGAATCTGAAGGAGCAGCTGGCCCAGGTCCTGCAAGAG CATCGTGCTTTGATGGAAGAACTGAATCGtaataaaaaagattttgagGAGATAATTCGAGCCAAGAATAAAGAACTGGAAGAAACCAAG gaggagaaggaaaaggtgagAGCCCAAAAAGAAGAGGTGTTGAATCAGATGAATGATGTGTTGGAGAATGAGTTGCAGTGCACAATCTGTTCTGAGCACTTTATCGAG GCGGTCACTCTGAACTGTGCACACAGCTTCTGCTCCTACTGCATCAATGAGTGGACAAAACGTAAAGTGGAGTGCCCTATCTGCAGGCAGGAGATCAAATCAAAGACACGCTCTCTGGTGCTGGATAACTGCATTAACAGGATGGTAGAAAAACTGGATGTGGAAATGAAAGAGCATCGCCTGAGCCTTATCAGAGAGCGGAAAG agaagcagaatgTGATGGTGAAACCAGCCACAGACTGTGACAACGGTGTCCCTTCTACCACCTACTCCATCTTGACAATAAGCAGTTGTGACAGTGAGGACTCTGAGGAGGATTCTCCCTATAGTGAAAGCTACTATGTTATCTGA
- the RNF8 gene encoding E3 ubiquitin-protein ligase RNF8 isoform X1, whose amino-acid sequence MAAPGRPEGAARGGGGTRRSAAGLRGSSAGQWESAARPSPRLLRRTRGLRSQPRARSGWPSRPIPSHPIPTRSRRSRSDRSRRWRRAGVMAVRGVPCVAWCLRRVGASGDWLLLEAGTQVTIGRGLDITYQLVSKTCPLMISRKHCVFQQNAEGQWTVKDNKSLNGVWLNKQRLDPSKVYPIAEGDRIELGVPLENRETAEYEYEVIKDEWEKIRPFLAQRSDLEKAKSSRPKRKFSLEELETCESEGPSNSRCKRDRMSCGNESLDKSWGQAEEAKRLTEKMDVKLPSPGPSEGDSGPVHGSPVHSKAVTVPQKDQKGSGLVESWTGLKKLRKSLEDTMKLKVKVQEKQTAVLNVKQKHRKCDQKEILVMEQELQELQNQLCMEQEHQQQQVEELERTFCKEQQKLEGEKCQQGEENLKEQLAQVLQEHRALMEELNRNKKDFEEIIRAKNKELEETKEEKEKVRAQKEEVLNQMNDVLENELQCTICSEHFIEAVTLNCAHSFCSYCINEWTKRKVECPICRQEIKSKTRSLVLDNCINRMVEKLDVEMKEHRLSLIRERKGEREAECDGETSHRL is encoded by the exons ATGGCGGCGCCGGGGCGGCCGGAAGGGGCGGCGCGAGGGGGAGGCGGGACGCGGAGGAGCGCGGCGGGACTGCGGGGAAGCTCCGCGGGACAGTGGGAGAGCGCCGCGCGTCCGTCCCCGCGGCTCCTGCGGCGCACGCGCGGGCTCCGGTCACAGCCCCGGGCTCGGTCGGGGTGGccatcccgtcccatcccatcccatcccatcccgacCCGTTCCCGCCGCAGCCGCAGCGATCGCTCCCGCCggtggcggcgggcgggcgTCATGGCGGTGCGCGGGGTGCCGTGCGTGGCCTGGTGCCTCCGCCGAGTCGGCGCCAGCGGCGACTGGCTCCTGCTGGAGGCCGGCACGCAG GTGACTATTGGCCGAGGATTGGATATCACGTACCAGCTGGTGTCAAAAACTTGTCCCTTGATGATCTCTCGTAAGCACTGTGTCTTCCAGCAGAATGCAGAAGGGCAGTGGACTGTCAAGGATAACAAG AGTCTAAATGGAGTTTGGCTTAATAAACAGCGCCTGGATCCATCAAAAGTCTATCCTATTGCTGAAGGAGACCGTATCGAGTTGGGAGTGCCTTTGGAAAACAGAGAGACTGCTGAATATGAGTATGAAGTAATTAAAGATGAATGGGAGAAAATTAGGCCCTTTTTAGCCCAAAGAAGTGACCTGGAGAAAGCTAAGAGTTCAAGACCTAAACGTAAATTTAGTCTGGAGGAATTGGAGACATGTGAATCAGAAGGCCCTTCAAACTCCAGATGTAAAAGAGACAGAATGTCCTGTGGCAATGAATCTTTAGATAAATCATGGGGACAGGCAGAAGAGGCCAAACGGCTAACAGAGAAGATGGATGTCAAGCTGCCTTCTCCTGGACCCAGTGAGGGGGATAGTGGTCCAGTGCATGGTAGCCCTGTTCACTCCAAAGCTGTGACTGTCCCCCAGAAGGACCAGAAAGGCTCTGGTCTTGTAGAGTCATGGACTGGCTTgaaaaagctgaggaaatcTCTAGAAGATACAATGAAATTAAAGGTCAAAGTGCAGGAGAAGCAGACTGCAGTTCTAAATGTCAAGCAGAAGCACAGGAAGTGTGATCAGAAGGAGATCCTAGTAAtggaacaggagctgcaggagttgCAGAACCAACTCTGCATGGAACAAgagcatcagcagcagcaggtggaagagctggagaggacaTTCTgtaaagagcagcagaagctAGAG GGAGAAAAGTGTCAACAAGGGGAAGAGAATCTGAAGGAGCAGCTGGCCCAGGTCCTGCAAGAG CATCGTGCTTTGATGGAAGAACTGAATCGtaataaaaaagattttgagGAGATAATTCGAGCCAAGAATAAAGAACTGGAAGAAACCAAG gaggagaaggaaaaggtgagAGCCCAAAAAGAAGAGGTGTTGAATCAGATGAATGATGTGTTGGAGAATGAGTTGCAGTGCACAATCTGTTCTGAGCACTTTATCGAG GCGGTCACTCTGAACTGTGCACACAGCTTCTGCTCCTACTGCATCAATGAGTGGACAAAACGTAAAGTGGAGTGCCCTATCTGCAGGCAGGAGATCAAATCAAAGACACGCTCTCTGGTGCTGGATAACTGCATTAACAGGATGGTAGAAAAACTGGATGTGGAAATGAAAGAGCATCGCCTGAGCCTTATCAGAGAGCGGAAAGGTGAGAG agaagcagaatgTGATGGTGAAACCAGCCACAGACTGTGA